The following coding sequences lie in one Chelmon rostratus isolate fCheRos1 chromosome 2, fCheRos1.pri, whole genome shotgun sequence genomic window:
- the mtss1 gene encoding protein MTSS 1 produces the protein MDAGIEKECSALGGLFQLIMNDMKASYPTWEDFVTKGAKLQSQLRTTIVVTGAFLDAFQKVADMATGTRGATKDIGSALTRMCMRHRSIESKLKLFTTALSESLITPLELKMEEWKKVASQLDKDHAKEYKKARADIKKKSSDTIKLQKKVKKGKDEARGQLDSALQDVNVRYAFLEETEKRAVCRALIEERARYCSFVGMLKPVLDHEINMLGEVTHLQTILEDLTNLTAEPNKLPAASEQVILDLKGSDFSYTYQTPPASPSSTLSRKSSVSSNYQSGSVRHVPSLDSISCAVDGVHIQDAVGSTNQLAAAGSGGAENGMLAPPHHAYSHHGERARAMSASGKSCSARDQLALTLGALNSDAPRSSRDSLHCSSGYSTQTTTPSCSEDTIHTHIDYESISLHGDADSISLHHLSHGNNQSDFDKSSTIPRNSDLSFQYRKFAQSKRPSSTVSLLAEPELTGRSVHQLPSHTATIRRKPSSKPAYRRGTISGGVPIPICTPQVPLKALGGNGGSDENVFTVPSAGGAGGLGYSKLCTSTQSLSALPPSSSSPYYQLVPGQMPIPVPVPTVPSLPPEGSSAKQQQQSHYQQQLHLQQQHQIHQHLNHQQQHSQLQQPQYHQQQQLQHQFQHQQHKFQHQQSLLQQPQQVLHQDQQQKQELFRQQQAQAQAQASASQEEPSSVGHSAHYQPQAPPPSCQDQNPEQSTHREGGDMLSQIRGIKLKRTLTNDRSAPLLPPPTNHK, from the exons GACGACCATCGTGGTGACCGGAGCCTTCCTGGACGCTTTTCAGAAGGTGGCAGACATGGCGACAGGGACCAGAG GTGCCACCAAGGACATCGGCTCAGCGCTAACCAGGATGTGTATGAGACACCGCAGCATCGAGTCCAAACTCAAACTGTTCACCAC AGCTCTCTCAGAAAGTCTTATCACGCCGCTGGAGTTGAAGATGGAGGAGTGGAAAAAGGTGGCCAGTCAGCTTGACAAAGACCATGCTAAAG AGTACAAGAAGGCCAGAGCAGACATCAAGAAGAAATCGTCAGACACCATCAAACTGCAGAAGAAGGTGAAGAAAG GGAAGGACGAGGCTCGGGGCCAGCTGGACAGCGCGCTGCAGGACGTCAATGTGCGCTACGCCTTCCTGGAGGAGACGGAGAAGCGGGCCGTGTGCAGAGCGCTGATCGAGGAACGAGCGCGGTACTGCAGCTTCGTCGGCATGCTGAAGCCTGTGCTG gaccACGAGATCAACATGCTGGGTGAGGTGACCCACCTGCAGACCATTCTGGAAGACCTGACCAACCTGACAGCTGAGCCCAATAAACTCCCAGCAGCCAGCGAGCAG GTGATTCTGGACCTGAAAGGTTCTGATTTCAGCTACACCTATCAGACACCTCCAGCTTCTCCCAGCAGCACTCTGTCCAGGAAGAGCAGCGtcagcag tAACTACCAGTCTGGATCAGTGAGACACGTTCCCTCTCTGGACTCCATCAGCTGTGCTGTCGATGGAGTACACatccag GATGCTGTTGGCTCCACCAATCAGCTTGCTGCTGCAGGGAGCGGAGGGGCAGAGAACGGCATGTTGGCCCCCCCACACCATGCCTACTCGCACCATGGAGAGAGAGCTCGAGCCATGTCTGCATCTGGGAag tcatGCTCGGCCCGGGACCAGCTGGCGTTGACGTTGGGTGCGTTGAATTCGGACGCCCCGAGGAGCAGCAGGGACTCTCTGCACTGTTCCAGCGGCTACAGCACCCAGACCACCACCCCGTCTTGCTCTGAGgacaccatacacacacaca tcGACTACGAGTCCATCTCTCTCCACGGAGACGCCGACTCCATCTCCTTACATCACCTCTCCCACGGCAACAACCAGTCTGACTTCGacaagtcctccaccatcccGAGGAACTCGGACCTCAGTTTCCAGTACAGAAAGTTTGCTCAGTCCAAGCGCCCCTCCTCCACCGTCAGCCTATTGGCCGAGCCCGAATTGACTGGCAGGTCCGTCCACCAGCTGCCGTCCCACACGGCAACCATCAGGCGCAAACCGTCGTCCAAGCCGGCGTATCGCAGGGGCACGATCAGCGGGGGGGTTCCCATCCCCATCTGCACCCCGCAGGTTCCCCTCAAAGCCCTCGGAGGAAATGGCGGAAGTGACGAGAATGTTTTCACGGTGCCCtctgctggaggagcaggaggtttAGGTTACAGTAAACTCTGCACCTCCACACAGAGCCTCAGTGCCTtacctccctcctcttcctccccgtACTACCAGCTGGTCCCTGGTCAGATGCCCATCCCGGTGCCTGTACCCACTGTACCCTCCCTGCCGCCAGAGGGCAGCAGTgccaaacagcaacagcagagtcaCTACCAGCAACAGCTACacctacagcagcagcaccaaatCCACCAACACCTAAAtcatcagcagcaacacagtcAACTACAGCAGCCGCAatatcatcagcagcagcaactgcAGCACCAGtttcaacatcagcagcacaagTTTCAACATCAGCAGTCACTGCTTCAGCAACCCCAGCAAGTGCTACATcaagaccagcagcagaaacaggagcTGTTCCGGCAGCAGCAGGCCCAGGCCCAGGCCCAGGCCTCTGCATCGCAGGAAGAGCCCTCCAGTGTGGGCCACAGCGCTCACTACCAGCCCCAGgctcctccaccctcctgccAGGACCAGAACCCAGAGCAGTCGACCCATAGGGAAGGAGGAGACATGCTCTCCCAGATCAGAGGAATAAAGCTCAAAAGAACCCTCACCAACGATCGCTCCGCCCCCCTCCTGCCCCCTCCGACCAATCACAAATGA